Proteins from a single region of Phormidium ambiguum IAM M-71:
- the ruvX gene encoding Holliday junction resolvase RuvX: protein MSALGLDIGRKRIGVAGCDRTGLIATGLTTIERKSFADDIAQFQQLVTEREVEILVIGLPYSMDGTLGFQAKQVQKLARNYAKALNLPIEYVDERLTSFQAEELIKAENRSPSRNKNLIDRKAAAIILQQWLDERRKRQQHSPPLEPNHV from the coding sequence ATCTCCGCACTGGGACTGGATATTGGTCGAAAGCGGATTGGGGTAGCAGGGTGCGATCGCACAGGTTTAATCGCCACAGGACTAACCACCATCGAGCGCAAATCCTTTGCCGACGACATCGCCCAATTTCAACAATTGGTGACAGAACGAGAAGTAGAAATCCTAGTCATCGGATTACCCTACTCAATGGATGGCACTTTAGGCTTCCAAGCTAAACAAGTGCAAAAACTCGCCCGTAATTATGCAAAAGCCTTAAATTTGCCCATAGAGTACGTAGACGAGCGGTTAACTTCATTTCAAGCCGAAGAACTCATCAAAGCCGAAAATAGATCGCCGTCTAGAAATAAAAATTTGATCGATCGCAAAGCAGCAGCAATAATTCTGCAACAATGGTTGGACGAACGTCGTAAACGACAACAACACTCCCCTCCTTTGGAGCCTAACCATGTCTGA
- a CDS encoding DUF3727 domain-containing protein, producing the protein MSENRENGYSEEEDIVSLVDQAGRELLCYVEEYIELDEEEYLVLLPVDASVDIFIGDEESEELSVVQDEATIDKIYPIAQAVLAEKNLKLKRTPFVLTVEGELPPVDEENLLTLEIQDEDANPMQPPIEPEELQLLASFYDEEQEYCVYTPLAPLVFFGRFNEDGKAELLADEEFERVRPLLEDQLFNQME; encoded by the coding sequence ATGTCTGAAAATAGAGAAAACGGATATTCTGAAGAAGAAGATATTGTCAGCTTAGTAGATCAAGCAGGACGCGAACTTCTTTGCTACGTAGAAGAATATATTGAGCTAGACGAAGAAGAATATCTAGTTCTGCTTCCAGTCGATGCCTCAGTAGACATTTTTATTGGCGATGAGGAATCGGAAGAATTATCAGTAGTTCAAGATGAAGCAACTATCGATAAAATTTATCCGATCGCTCAAGCTGTCCTCGCCGAAAAAAACCTCAAACTCAAACGTACTCCCTTCGTCTTAACTGTAGAAGGTGAACTTCCTCCCGTTGACGAAGAAAACCTCCTGACTTTAGAAATTCAAGACGAAGATGCTAACCCAATGCAACCTCCCATCGAACCAGAGGAACTGCAATTACTAGCTAGCTTCTACGATGAAGAACAAGAATACTGCGTCTACACTCCTCTAGCACCTTTGGTTTTCTTCGGTCGCTTTAACGAAGACGGCAAAGCCGAGTTACTCGCTGATGAAGAATTTGAGCGAGTCCGACCTTTGTTAGAAGACCAACTGTTTAACCAAATGGAATAA
- a CDS encoding GNAT family N-acetyltransferase, whose product MTPFPPQEPKVAIRPLQRRDLDAIGTIADANEKVLIQSLEANNLESLNETKEYIEQINQSYGLWKILSLFPNPLRYELCAYVALEEQQVRGMIQVKPFNRTRSTWRVERVIVDRQANRQTRSLAVGSALLRYCFETIWEARTWLLEVNINDKNTLALYRQNGFQPLAQLTSWEISPSLLAELQEREPDLPNLLPVSNADAQLLYQLDTAAMPPLVRQVFDRHVQDFKKGFFSALIEGMRQWFSQTEVVSGYVFEPQRKAAIGYFQLQLSRTGKEPHKAELTVHPAYTWLYPELLSQMARIAQDFPAQPLQLTSADYQPEREEYLEQIGAQRIAHTLLMSRSVWHKIRESKFALEGLQLSEMLQGLQRSRQPVPGRMSWLQSPHQLATPESTPSHSSAGEIANYDSEGEQGSRGAGEQGSRGDGEMGK is encoded by the coding sequence ATGACCCCATTCCCACCCCAGGAGCCAAAAGTTGCGATCCGTCCCCTACAACGCCGGGACTTAGACGCGATCGGTACAATAGCAGACGCTAACGAAAAAGTTCTGATTCAATCTTTGGAGGCGAACAACCTCGAAAGCCTGAATGAGACAAAAGAGTATATAGAACAAATTAACCAATCTTACGGGCTATGGAAAATTTTAAGTCTGTTTCCTAACCCCTTGCGTTATGAGTTATGCGCTTATGTTGCTCTGGAAGAACAACAAGTTAGGGGCATGATTCAAGTTAAGCCATTTAATCGTACCCGTAGCACCTGGCGAGTAGAAAGAGTAATTGTCGATCGCCAAGCAAATCGCCAAACTCGTAGTCTAGCAGTAGGTTCCGCGCTGTTACGTTACTGCTTTGAAACAATTTGGGAAGCACGCACTTGGTTGCTCGAAGTCAACATCAATGACAAAAATACCCTAGCCCTCTATCGGCAAAATGGATTTCAACCATTAGCTCAGTTAACTTCTTGGGAAATCTCACCATCATTATTAGCCGAACTGCAAGAGAGAGAACCAGATTTACCAAACTTGCTGCCAGTGAGTAACGCTGACGCGCAACTGCTTTATCAATTAGATACAGCAGCAATGCCACCATTAGTGCGGCAAGTATTCGATCGCCACGTTCAAGATTTCAAAAAAGGTTTCTTCAGCGCCCTCATCGAAGGAATGCGCCAATGGTTCAGCCAAACTGAAGTAGTTAGCGGTTACGTATTTGAACCTCAGCGGAAAGCAGCGATCGGTTATTTTCAACTCCAACTCAGTCGCACCGGGAAAGAACCCCACAAAGCTGAATTAACAGTTCACCCCGCTTATACTTGGCTGTATCCCGAACTGCTCTCCCAAATGGCACGCATCGCCCAAGACTTCCCCGCCCAACCCTTACAGCTAACCTCCGCTGACTACCAACCAGAACGCGAAGAATATTTAGAGCAAATCGGCGCACAAAGAATCGCCCACACTCTATTAATGTCTCGTTCTGTTTGGCACAAAATCCGCGAATCCAAATTTGCCCTCGAAGGATTGCAACTCTCCGAAATGTTGCAAGGCTTACAACGATCGCGTCAACCAGTCCCCGGCAGAATGTCTTGGTTACAATCTCCTCACCAACTAGCTACCCCAGAATCAACCCCCTCTCATAGTTCCGCTGGCGAAATCGCCAACTACGATAGTGAAGGAGAGCAGGGGAGCAGAGGAGCAGGGGAGCAGGGGAGCAGAGGAGATGGGGAGATGGGGAAATAG